A window from Sphingobium sp. EM0848 encodes these proteins:
- a CDS encoding ATP-binding cassette domain-containing protein, translating to MSFDLDLDHRIGDRRITLQCRTDAGLVALFAPSGAGKTSILNMVAGILTPDRGRIAVAGEMLFDSATGINRPPEQRRAGYVFQDGRLFPHKKVRANLLYGQHGNPPMSFEAVLDFLGIGHLLDRWPATLSGGEAQRVAIGRALLSGPRFLLMDEPLSSLDPSRREDILSVIERMKRDLAMPILYVSHDRAEVERLADQIIPL from the coding sequence ATGTCCTTTGACCTCGATCTGGACCATCGCATCGGCGATCGCCGGATCACGCTCCAATGCCGCACCGACGCGGGCCTCGTCGCGCTGTTCGCACCCTCTGGCGCGGGCAAGACCAGCATCCTCAACATGGTGGCGGGCATCCTGACCCCGGACCGGGGCCGGATCGCCGTTGCGGGCGAGATGCTGTTCGACAGCGCGACGGGGATCAACCGGCCCCCGGAACAACGCCGCGCCGGTTACGTATTTCAGGACGGCCGCCTCTTTCCGCACAAAAAGGTCCGCGCCAACCTGCTCTACGGCCAGCATGGCAATCCGCCCATGTCGTTCGAGGCGGTGCTCGATTTCCTGGGCATCGGCCATCTGCTCGACCGCTGGCCCGCCACCCTGTCGGGCGGCGAGGCGCAGCGCGTCGCAATCGGCCGGGCGCTGCTGTCGGGCCCGCGCTTCCTGCTGATGGACGAACCGCTCTCCTCGCTCGATCCGTCGCGGCGGGAGGACATCCTCTCCGTGATCGAGCGGATGAAGCGCGACCTCGCCATGCCGATCCTCTATGTCAGCCACGACCGCGCGGAGGTCGAGCGGCTGGCCGACCAGATCATCCCGCTGTGA
- a CDS encoding aminoglycoside phosphotransferase family protein, whose translation MSAELLEDNLSTLASGASARVCRVPERYVVKIFHAAVSEEMIDREFAAATLAADCGIAVARPVEQLRLRAGRAILYPEIAGPTLMRRMRVRPLESGAMLRDMAAFHRRIHGCPAPGLRALRQVLGTDIIYGPADPALQEAALRLLDGLPDGDRLLHGDFHVKNILMADSGPVAIDWSKASRGPVTPDIVRTEMLMRFGEGPQDWLTNRVRDWAARCYVDHYRCIAPDHFHHVPEWRAIVGLAWLRARAPVRRKAFLAYLNCALTDVGLPVTAG comes from the coding sequence ATGTCGGCCGAATTACTGGAGGACAATCTTTCGACCCTGGCATCCGGCGCCAGCGCGCGGGTGTGCCGCGTGCCTGAACGCTATGTCGTCAAGATTTTCCATGCCGCCGTTTCGGAGGAGATGATCGACCGCGAATTCGCGGCGGCGACGCTGGCGGCGGATTGCGGCATCGCGGTCGCCCGGCCGGTCGAGCAATTGCGCCTGAGGGCGGGGCGGGCGATCCTCTATCCCGAGATAGCGGGGCCGACGTTGATGCGGCGGATGCGCGTGCGTCCGTTGGAAAGCGGTGCGATGCTGCGCGACATGGCGGCATTCCACCGGCGGATTCATGGCTGTCCGGCGCCGGGCCTGCGCGCGCTGCGGCAGGTGCTCGGGACGGACATCATCTACGGACCTGCCGATCCGGCCTTGCAGGAGGCCGCGCTTCGCCTGTTGGACGGGCTGCCCGATGGCGACCGGCTGCTGCATGGCGATTTTCATGTGAAGAACATCCTGATGGCAGACAGCGGGCCGGTTGCGATCGACTGGTCCAAGGCGTCACGCGGGCCGGTGACGCCGGACATAGTGCGGACGGAAATGTTGATGCGCTTTGGCGAGGGGCCGCAGGACTGGCTGACCAACCGGGTGCGCGATTGGGCGGCGCGCTGCTATGTTGACCATTATCGCTGCATCGCGCCGGACCATTTCCATCATGTGCCGGAGTGGCGGGCGATTGTCGGGCTGGCATGGCTGCGCGCGCGCGCGCCGGTGCGGCGGAAGGCTTTCCTCGCCTATCTCAACTGCGCGCTGACGGATGTGGGCCTGCCCGTCACAGCGGGATGA